DNA sequence from the Liolophura sinensis isolate JHLJ2023 chromosome 1, CUHK_Ljap_v2, whole genome shotgun sequence genome:
TTCAGATGCGTTATGTAATGTTTAGTTTATCTTTAGTAAAGATATTGCTCGTTAATGTCATATTGAAGTATGAAATagatatacgtgtatatatgtatatattggtgAGGATAAAATTctgcttgtttttgtttgacagGACGATGGCTTACCATGGGAACTGCTGTGTGTGCGCCCTGACactctgtctgtgtgtgttcGGCAGTATGTCCACATCCACAGGCGTCTGCCTCCTTCTTAGTTACAAGAAATTTGGCGGTATGTCTTCAACGGAGCGCACCTTTCCGACCGGGGACTGGACGAAAGTTGCCGGCATTGTCATAAGCAGTGCTGGTGCTGTTATGTTCATTAGCGGAATTCTGTTAGCCTTCTGCTGTCTCACTACTGGTATGACCCCGAAGTCAAAAGAAAAATCACATAACAAATACGAGATTTTTCACAACGATAGCGAGGACCAAACTGAGAAAAAACAGGAATCCGAAAAGTGCCAAACTGAACGGAAATCCAGAACGAAGTCGTCCGGAACTGTTGATGTAAAGAGTGTATCATTTGTGGACTGTGCTTACGACGTGGCATTTATAGAGCAGGAAAACACCGGTGCTAAGGCTCTCCAACAGCCATCTCCGAAGCGAAATGATGGGGTAGAAAACAACGCCATTGAGTGTGTATCGGAGGGCGAGACTTGTACAGACCTCGACATGGATAGGGAGCCGCGGATAGAATATCCCAGTGTTAATCTCGACGCATCGAAGACGTTCCCAGATGTCCATAGATACCACAGCGTTACCATATAATTCCACATAAAGTGCCAAATACAGTAGGGAATTGTGCAATACTCAAAGATAAAATGCATGGATTGACAtcattttattaaaatcttGATATTAACCTGTTTTCGCCGCGATATATAGCTGCATAATATTCCTGATGTGAATTGCGTAATATTATAGTGATTAATTCCATGGTAATATTGTGTTTGGAAGGAAGAGAATTATTGTTATCACAGTTGCACGTACATATATTCATGATGCACTTAATCCGCAGTAACACTGGATCGTACATCTATATGATTTCTGGGTCCGTCTCCACAAAGCTGCttgtgacttaagtcaaactttaaaaccTCTTCAAATTGATTATTTcttggtactgaaagttgaaatttagacacatttgtcttgAGAAAACATTGATAAGGCGGGGAACAAAATACGCGTTAAGATCGTATTCccaatttttgacttaagtcagaactGGCTTTTTGGAATCTGTATCGTGAGGTGAACCGACACCACCAATCATCTGCTGGCACGATCATTAGCACTGCACGACCAATCGTGTGCCTGCGTCATTCCCGATCAGCCACGACAGGTGGTGCAACCATGCTCAACTGGTGGTACGACCTTTCTGCGACCAGTAAAGCTCGGCATAGTGGAGAGCATAAGACACGACTTAACTCAACCCAACGGGTCGTACAAGATTCACCCAAGACGCTGAAGGTCATATGGAGTTCATACACTTAACGACTTCAGGACAACTCCAGTTGAGTTGCGTCGTTATTTATCATATATAAGCTTTTACAAGCCGACGCAGCAGTCTGGCTGAGATGAGCTAGGCTTTAAGCTTCAGTCGTTATGTGCATGTTGGTTTAATCCACAGTCGTACGGCCATCAGCCACTGGGATCATCAGCATACGACCAGTTAGGCTCTCGTGCATACAGAGTATTATGATTTGAAATCGCAGGTCAGAAGTTTTGTATATCATCACCCAGGACTTCTGCGGAAAATCACACCATCTGTCTACGATCTGTCCACGATACCAACAATTCGGTCGTAGTTAGGTGATACATTGATCGCAGGAATGAATGGTGTCATTACCACACAAGCCTTCAATGGTATGAGATACATTATGTCCCATCGATATGAAGCTACCTGGTCTTTAACGGTAAAGCAGGTGATATTTTTAAGCTATTTATTGAccattttgtgttcattttataCCAGAACAAGTGTCGTATGGCAATTTTGGACCATAACGGTTTCTGAAACTTAAATATAGGatttatctttttatatttgtgcGTGTCTTTATGAAATGACGGTATCCTTGTTCAAATCCGGAAAGGGAATGAGTGTAGATAAGTGTATGTTAGGTATGGATAAGTAACGATGTGTCCAGGGTATTTGTAAGTGTCATGTATGAAGgacattttaaatgtaaacacTCTCCATGAATGGATGAACATGCGTGCATTCTGTTTCGAAATATCCATTGAGAGTGTGCTAGAGTTGCTATATTCACATTTTCGTTTGACACAAATTATAGGTTGATATTTTCCCTGCATGGTATATAGATGGCCCACACAGGACTGCGAGCCATATTGGTATAGATTCCTAACGTCTTTCACTTTTCTTGGTAATACATACGTGTAGAGTATACCACTAGTGTAAATGTTGTTTACAATTTTACTTGGCAAAAATCTCCGCATGTGCAATCACAATATAGTATACTGATTTATAATGATATGACGGTGGAGTTTGACTTGTCTTTAGCGCTAATAGACATGCAGCCAGTCAGCTACTCCTGACTCTATATGTCCGATAATGTACAGCGAGGGATTCTACTCCTTGCTTTGTTGTCCATTCTTCACAAGCTCTTATCGATCCATGTTATATAGATGTCTTCCCAGTGAGATCTTTGATCTTTTGTTGCTCACAGGTATCAAACTTGTTGCATGGCGTCTTGAATAGACCTGTGGTTCTATAGTTCATCCATAGCTGACCAAACTCTTACGATACCACAGGTTTGTACAACATGTGGTAACACAACCAGATTTATCCAAGGTTGTCATGACAACCTTATGCCTGGTCATGAAAGAGTCACTGTGTACTGAAGATGCCGTCTCAGCGGAATGGTAAAGTTCCATCATCAGCACTTCATGGCAACTCCTACCACTCGAATTTTTGTTTCATCTTGCAGAATACTGGTTATGGTGGGTTTTTTTGTGGTTAGcctacatttgttatattttacaaatgtgTGAAAGAGCAGTGTGATGAGAGTTGTGAACTTGTATCATTTCAATACGGATAATTACAACAAAGACATTATAATGttgcatgtatttttgttgaCCGGGTTATAATAGTATTAAACGCTTTTACAGGACGTGCGACATCATACACCCTAAAGGCATCGGAAATTATACTCCTTATGCGCATGCGCCGCTCCCAACGTTCTTTACATCACCGCCACCTCTGgcaaattttgtatataaatctTGAACTACGCCGAGGTCACTGCTATGGTGATAAGGCAGGAATTGATGTAAGAAAACACCACAACTCTTTCTaatgtttctaataatactttatacacatacattctgtTTACCTAAAGCACGCACAACATTTTTCTAatcaacacctgaaacaattttattgctgaatgctgattaaCTAATCTACGAGAGGACACGGGGGGTGGGGTTAAGCGTGAACAGTCCTACGTGTCGCGCGCAGGCCTCTAAGGTCAAGCTTTTATAGTGGTAGCAGTGATCTAAAGCGAAACAgtcgcatgcgctgtaaggagtatgactgGGTATTGGAATTAAAACCATCAGTTTATGTACGATATTCTTGTGACATGGTTTTACATGTCCTGCTACTTAGTTACTAGGGTTAGAAGATGGAAGGGTCAACAGAAATTAGTATTCACTCAGAAATCATTGTGATTAATTGTAGCATTTATACTAACCgattatgtatatacatttattcttttGTACCGTGCAGGTGTATGATAATGTCTCCACACAAAATTAGGGACATCACAGCTGAAGAGATAGAGGTGTGCTGAAAGCAATTTGACAGACAATAAGTATTATTAAGTTTGTGTTTCAATATTTTGGTATGTTGAGCCGATTAGCCATGAGGGCGTTTGACATTCCATCAAGATAAGATTTTATATGGTAACAGAAGAAAGTGAAACAGGTTTTGTTTACATTCTACAGACAATAAAGTTCGTTCGTGATGATTGGAGGGTTGCATTTTCTGTCATTTGCATTTTACAGGCTGCACATTGTTTGCTTTCGATAAAAGTTGAAGGTTGCTTTTAAAACTAGAGAGGCCTAAGACAAATGTATCGTGTTACCTCGCAGACTTATCGCCATTAACAACTCTTGGTACTATATGGTATTACACTGGCTAAATGTGCCTGCATACGGTCCTGTTTGTAATCGTTGTCGATTCCGGTACTATCTCGAAAGAACTTTTGCCCTGTCTCTGACTACCTCTAACAGAACATAAATGTTAAACAGCTTATACTcagtgaaaaacattttaactgtagctgtgtttgaagttgattgtagctgtgtttgaagtTTAATTGTAGCCGTGTTTAAAGTTTAATTGTAGCCGTGTTTAAAGTGTAATTGTAACTGTGTTTGAAGTTTTGGCTtcagttttaaaacatttgatatatATCGGCCTTGGTTCCCAGGGACTGTCAGGCCCTTCAAAAAATCAGGTAGCAtcttcgaatccagctgtcgctaCTATAGCTGTGATCAAGTAAGGCGGTGGCGCCAGGCACCTTGCGAAGAGCGGATTTATACTCCGGACACATTGGTTTCTCCCACCCATAAACATGATTGATCACATTCACATAAAAAGCATGAGAACGACGTAAagcaccggtgaaatacaggaACATCGGTGATCGAAAAACGACAAGAGCGATAAAACCAAAATTTTCATGAAGGTATAAGAGAAGGAAATTTTTATAATAGTTCATGTAACGGTAGGGGTGATGACCTCACTATGAATTCCCTATCACGTGAGCACTTGCAGATTTACATCACACGGACACCGTTATTTCCCTCCAACTTAGAAGCAAGTTCAAAAACCCTGCAAATAACTGTTGATAATCAGGCATGTAACGAAGACGAGCTCGGCATACTTGTGGGGTGTTTATTTTTGCTGGTCCCGAATGTGACTGCCGAGTTTAGTTTTCCGAAACGCAAATCTAGTTCACGGGTCActgaatataaaaaataaaatggtgaGTGGGAGAAACGTTCCCTGGCCGATGTCACAGACAAGGTGTACTGCTACATGTGTAACGGTCCTGAGTTTTAAATCTCAGTATATCGCAAAGCAtgccttattttttttacaggaaaAGGATTAATTTAAAGCATAATAACTTAACTTGATGGAAAAGCAAATTGGGGTTGTGATATTTGGGCTAAACGTTCTTCAATTACTCTATACCAAAATTATTCCAAGCTAAATTTCAGAGAGTATGTCTGCTCATTACAACAAAAATGGAATCTACATGTAGACCGGAATCAAGGATTACGAATCcaacccatatacatgtaggcttccACTTACATACGCTTTCATGATTTTATACCTGGGACGTTATTTTCACTATTGATTACCCATTTTGAGACACGAAGTAAATCAGCGCACACAACCATTGTGAGCCAAATTCCAGAGACTGACCTCATAGCACAAGGGCTGGAGGGCGCAAGCGCTGCTAAGACAAATAGTTCATACAGGTTACCGTGAAATAATGAGGGAGCGGATCATTTGAGGCAACGATATGTAAGGGACGCTACTCTCATGGGAGAATTGCCGATAAAGCCCGGTGAGTTGTATCCCTTTTCTTCATTTCGGGTCAAATCAATTGTGCATATCTTCTTGTACCGGTCTGTTTTAGTTCAGATTTAGTGTAATAAAAAATCCCGCAGTGTGATAATTAGTGCCATTACTGCATGTTAACcatactgtaatcattatagtGTATTACATAATAGGTATAGTGATTATCCTTTTTGTGCTCATTAtgtaataacatttatttacatccGCAGAGATTTCTGGTGTTGACTAAAAAATAGTTCTCGTTCTTGAAACTAATGGCCGTTCATACGactgtggatttacatgtaccttgaggtGATTTGTCAGGAACCTGACTAAGGAACTATGTGAGGTTTCCTATATCCATGTATTTAAACACACTAACATTTTACAAAAGAAATCTTACTATAGATATCCGGATAATGACAAATTCTTGAATTTGAGGATTGTTTAAACTTAATCAGGAAGACCAAACTGTCTTACCATAGATATCCGAATAATGATAAATTCTTGAATTTGGGATTGTTCAAGCTTAAACAGGAAGTCCAAACTGTAAGCAATgtatcaaaattatttcatttatacgacggcggccagcagtacgGTTAAAAGAAACCGAACTGCAGTTTGCAGAGCTCcccacgtaggcctacatctggggaagaagctagcatgagctgaactcacagcaattgcaGTGGCTCGTGGATCATTGTTccgcgctagcacgctaaacgCCTACCTGATATAAGATCAGAGGATAATGAGGCATGACAATTGGGGAAGGACGATATGTTTTTATCgtggccatacatgtacatgtatcgtgaATTCAGGGGTATTACAATTGGGGCGCATAGAAACAAATGCTCAGAAACATGTTTGGGGCAGGCCTACCCTTTGTGTAGTACATGTTACTTGGCAGATAGCACTCGGTCATTATTACTCATACTGCAATGGCATTAGCGGTAGCAAATGCTACTAGTGtattaattattacattatgggATTTTATTCCACATTCTTGGATAGCTACGTTATGAAAGATTTTACATCCATGAGGTTGAAGAGGTGACCAAGCATtaattatggtacatgtatacttctcTCAATCAATTTAACTTTTATTAATCGAGGAGACAATTCTGCAAGACCAAAACTGGAGAGGAATAATGAATGGATGATTGGCGTTTCAGTTACGGGTAATtaggtttgtgtatgtatactgtgtcttctgaTGAGCATTGCGAGTTCATGCTGACAAAGAGCTGCCGCCTCTGAGGTGTCATGtggaagacactagacatgacacctcacctgGTTACCTTATActaaatcacattatactgtcaccgggccaaccaatccaTGCTCCAACCCATCAGTGCTGGGTGCCAATtgagcgaggcagcaacaactaccatttttaaagtctttggtttgatctTGGGCCTCCCaacttcgaggtggacgctctaaccattgggCCACCGAAACGGTCAGCTGGAGGAGATGGGcgaaaagatacatgtatcaacatcCCCACCCAAAGGTACAGACCTGCCCCTCGGCTCCTTCCCCAATGGTTTTCACTTCAAAAAACTATGAATACCGtctctgaaaaacaaattaacattttgGAAAAGTTTGACAAGTCCAACTGAGCATGGGAAAAGATGTTGAAAATGTCATCCAAAACTGTCACTATGTATCCCGCAGTAATTAGGAGTTGGCCGGGTTTGTGAATAAACATGAACTGCCCCCAAGTCTGGCAGTTATGTAACGTGAATGGAAGCGACTACTCGTGAAtgattgaatggatgaatgaatgaatgaaagaattgGTGATTTAATCTAGCATCATTTGACAAACGTGCAGCACGAGATAGGTAAAACCACGCGGCATTTGCCTTTCACATGAACTGAAATAATTCGGAGACTGTATCTTGACAAAATAGAGGCGTTACtgagaaatataaaacaagcctcaaaaatgaaattatttatttatttgattggtgttttaccccgtactcaaaaTATGTCAAtaagacggtggccagtatttgtgatgggaggaaaccagacagacccCAGGGAgccccaccaccatctgcaggtcaaagatgaaatttaaataaattgttgacTCATCAATTACTCATTACCATTAAAACCATATTCCCCTTTTTGGAGCTGCTTTTCAGGTATCTTTTAACAATGGATGGTTCAAGTTTCGCTGGTATATCCTTgcaataaaacacacatttagCCCTAATATAAACAGATAGCTACAAGTACGGGGCTAAGCATGTCGCTGTTTATTGTGTTGTATAGGTGCATTCATGCAGTTTTGCTGTAAGACGAAGCTTTAAATTTGGACAGTTTATTTGCTTGATAGTATTGTTGAACACCAAAGACCGATAACCCTTGTTGTGTTCGTGAAGAGTGCTTGAAGACAGGCAATACAGAAATATCATTGAGAATGTGTTTTAAAGCCTATACCTGTCGCCTAAACAAAGAGTTGCATGCCTTACCCAAAAGGTATAAGCTTGAATTAAAGGTGCATCCATAAACGTTAACATGAAGAAAGAATCCATTCCTGCATAATTGTGTAGTTGGTGACAAGACACAGTTCATCCCTCCATTTAACATGTATTCGATACACTTCATAAATCTCGCCAGTGGAGGCAATCCTACATGTTAGCCATGGATTAGTCACCATGTGGACTAACTATGAGAATAACAATCACTATTTTTATGTCCTCTTCCTGACGTCAACACTTTACTTTTTCAAGGTTATAAATGAAGAATTACTTTTACTAATTTGTTTACATCTAGTGTGATAaaggaaaatgtatatatagtgtaagAATTTACGACCAATTAAACTTGCTACAAGTGTGTTGTTTTCCGGTTGGAGCAAGTGTGCCCGGAACCTGGCGAATAGGGAGGCTTTTCTATAATATCTCTCCGGTTTTCTGTTTGGTTTATTGTAGGGTGCATTCTCAGTCAACAACGCGAATTCCGTTACACGAGCTTAAAAAATAGGCTTACTCATTTTAGAAGATTCGCCAGATAGTTATACTGCGCATACACCTATATATTATAGCGGTGAATAGATAGAATATTCTGTGAAGTTTTCCACCATCCATACTTGCTGTCCCAGCTAGaacacatgtattatactgAACGTGGAGATATGGGACAAAGAGTGCTTGGCTTTTCCTTGGTTTGTTTGAATATAACCTGAGGAGACCATCAAAGATTTCTGACAAATTGTTTCTGATAACCAAACAAGGTGTAGTGATTATCGTTTTCAATCTCTGTCAGTGTATATTAGAAAGGCTGCTAAAGTTAGAAAGTTCGATAATATGATCTGTGTGTTTCTAATGTGGTGCGTGCTGTGTGCGTTTTGATCTGTCACTACTTGTCAGTACGTTGATAAAAGAAGGTACATAACTGACGTTCCCCCGAACGTGGTGGTGATCGGGACTTAAACAAACACCCGTGGAGTCCCCGTATACTAAGTAGGGCATGGGTCGATAGGGCCTGATTGAACGCCCATAGATTCCTGGCCCGCTCACACAGTAATAGGACGAAGCGTGTGGGATCGGGCCAGTATCCCGTTAACCAAGGACGGTGGAGTGGAACAAAAGGCCCATGACTTTGCTGTGCATGGTCTTATATCGGCTTGCCGAGCTGTGAGCTGGGTGAAGCAGACTGTGAAGCAGTACGAGGCTTGGACATGTCACGAGAGATATGACGGGGTGTGTCCTAGGGCAGGTACTCACATGGGACGGGGAGTTACATACGATCTGAGATCTCCAAGAGTAGCATCCGGCAGCCCAATAGGTGAGTCCTCTTTACACTGACACTTGCCTTCCTTATACACAGCATGGGCAGCCAGCCTGGGGGATAAACGCCTGTGTCCAGCGATGTACCAGGACAGGTGATCTAACAAAGCTAATTTCATAACGTATAAGCTAATTTCATAGCATAACGAGCATGACGATAGGTGACTCAAACgcaaatatttgtaatatatagCGTAAGTCAGTTTCATTTTCTACAGCAAACATGCATGTTATTCTGCTGGAAACCCTATCAATGCCAATGTTCATAATGGTCGTGTGTTCAAACCCAGCTATCACTATTTCGGCGGCGGCTTTACCCGTGAGGTACGACAAGGAAGTCATATAGCTGTTTAGCAAATTGCAGGTCCATACGTAACAAATTGCGGGTCCGTATGTAGAAAATTGCCAGTTCGTATGTAGCAAGTTTCATGTTGGTATAGCAAATTTCATGTTCGTATGTAGCAAATTGTAGGTCCGTATGTAGCAAATTACCGGTCCATATGTAGCAAATGGCAGGTCCGTACGTAGCAAATCGTTGTATCGCCCATACGTCAAAGCTGCTTGAGCATTCCTCGCACAATGATGCTTCGTTAATTATTCACGCACATTCTGAGTTACATATTCTCAGGTGTGAAAGTTTAACTAGCCGAAGTTGGTCGGTTAATGACAAGTCTGACTTGACGTGAAGCTCGAGTTTCTGTGGGATGAACGTGGATAATTTGGTGTGCAAAGATTTGGGATACTCAGGTTTGGTATACGTATTGGTGGTGACTTGTTAGGGCTCAGGGTTTGTTTTATCGTACACATCCTTTATACTGGATTCGTGCTTTTGCTTGAAGCTCCTCGTGAATTCCTCAAAGGTTTGTGAGGTAATAGCTAGACGAGCACGCATGTGTTGACTTCTCGGCCAAGACTGTGACTATAAGGAATGGTTGTGACTGTTTTGTGTGGCCTTTCCATTGGGGTAACCTCAGCCGAGATGAGTGTATACCTATGTTGTAAAGGTTGTCATGGTTCACTTGACCTGTATTGTGAAATCATCCTGATATACTGGATATGTGAACATACTATATCGGTGGGTAGGTCAGCGGGTTCGTCCATTGTCGTTGATTGCAATAGTCAGACTTCACAACTCATCGCACAGTGGCGTCATCTCCGTTATAAAACTGCGTTACGTATGAAAAGATGTTCAACTTAAGCAGGGCAATAAACGGTTGAGTTGTTGATTGATCTCTCCTTAAACTAAAACGTTAAATTGGTTATTTTGCCTTCAAATGAGGATTTCGTTGAGATATTctagaataaatgaatacttcGTCATGCATCATTGTGCAGGACTATACAAGGACGGACATCAATGCTTTATAGTGATGAACAATCATACTGAAGGCAACAAACACCTTCAAGTCAGAACTTTAAATTGTCCGAAGTTCATATAGTTTTCATTTGGACATTCTCTACCTGTATTTATAATTAATAACTACCGAGGCGGACTGATGACAAAGGAGTATGATGATATAATTTAATAATCTTGCTTGGAATTCAGCTAGCCAAGATTGCCATGTTCTATTGATCAGATATATATTGTGTAAACTCTGATATCAGGGAATCATTAATAGGTAACGTATGTATGTCTCACTGAAAAGGGCCAGAATCACATTATTAATCACATTTAACTGTTAAGATAAACTCAGGGATGGTTTTGTGCAAGAGAAAACTGGTCAGAAATAGTCTTCAGAAATCGTCTTAATCTTAATCTTCAGAAATAGTCGATAGCTTCGGCAAGTTAACATCTAGGCCCTAGATCGTGTCAATAAGTGGAGTTGTATAACCAGAAATAACTTCTCTTATGATACCTTCAAACACACAGATAAACATTTAGCGCGAGGTCAGGCATTATAATCCTATAACATTTTATTAACCAAATTTTGCGAGGTAAGTATTTAATCCTGCCCCTTCAGTTTTCAAAACGTGTCTTTCAGAAAGATATTGCGAGAAGGCCACACTAAAACAGTAGAATTCGCGAAATATTTTGCCAACCCGCATGACAGTTGGCGTTTATCTCACCTCTAGGCGACCTCAGGAGGTTTTCAGAATCATACGTCTAGAGATTTACTTTCAATCATATATAAACAATCATATAtgttgtcagtatatatatgttgtgatatattcttgacaacaccaatccaaaaaatcaattctgatatttcaccaaaagaataaacaaacaaaattaatcaGAAACGAAATAAAggcatattgtacatacatactctGTACAGgacatctattttttttatcaaagaaatattcaaactgTCCCTTTCGTTGTTATTTGGACCAGATAAAAGACGAACCCGTCAATGAGCTGTGTCTCAACACGCCCAGAGGGTTACGCAATGCGTAAGGCTGATTTCACAGATAAgctaaaacattttcaaacatttga
Encoded proteins:
- the LOC135477623 gene encoding uncharacterized protein LOC135477623, with protein sequence MYRSGTMAYHGNCCVCALTLCLCVFGSMSTSTGVCLLLSYKKFGGMSSTERTFPTGDWTKVAGIVISSAGAVMFISGILLAFCCLTTGMTPKSKEKSHNKYEIFHNDSEDQTEKKQESEKCQTERKSRTKSSGTVDVKSVSFVDCAYDVAFIEQENTGAKALQQPSPKRNDGVENNAIECVSEGETCTDLDMDREPRIEYPSVNLDASKTFPDVHRYHSVTI